A window of Amaranthus tricolor cultivar Red isolate AtriRed21 chromosome 8, ASM2621246v1, whole genome shotgun sequence genomic DNA:
AATGTTTATTATCATCTAGTTAGTATATCCCGCTTATTCAAATTAAGTTCGGATTCTGAGAAGAAATAAAAGACgataaatcatattcataaagTATGATAAGAGTTTCAGACTctgagaaaaaataaaagacgACAAGTCATATTCATAAAGTATGATAGTTTAATGAGTTCTTTGCTATATAATATTATGATGTTAAAATGTTACTTTCTATCattttattcttttgaatttacTATAATGTGATTTAATTTATACCCAAACTCCATTTATTTGAGAGGAAAGgaaaatataattgaaaatcagatTCTTCCTTGCATTTTCTTCCCATTTctataactaattaataattatgcaacTTCAATCAACCACATATCATATCTTtggaatacaataatatatttataattgatcTCTCCATCTCAATTCAATTTGAATTCTTATTTTCCTTCCAAATACTCAAACTCTTGACCTTTTAACTAGTTTTTATCATTGTTATCTTAAATTATCTATATAAGAATAagtatgaaaaatataaattaaaaaaaattaaattttagtgttttaaaatctaaaaatctcaactttaagatacttctattatttaaaattcccAACTTTTGAAAGCATCTAATTTTAAAGTAAACTAATCATTTATATTCATACGATTTAGAAACAACACGTACAAGATATCGTGTTGAATATACGTATAATATAAGCTAAtaattatacataaataatatgGCAGTTGAAGTAACAAATACTTATCATGTGAAGAATCGAATCTTAGCTTAATTGGAGAATTGGTattacttttttgaaaaaatttttagtttaattttcatataatatttattttcatttcccTTCGCACAtctcataattaaaaaaaaacacttatcACATCACGAACAACCTAAGTTTTCTTTCTCCCACAAAATTGGACTAAATCGGCGTGTACAAACTATAACATTTTTACCAAatttgacaataaataacataaaGTAAAAAGGAAAGATTTCCTTTAAAATCCATCAATGATTCTTAAtagccttttttttttccaaaacaaaaagaatgatATACTAAGCAAATCAAAGTGATGCAACCCCATTAAGAGGTCCAACGTTCATATGATTATAGATGCACCAAGAAAAGCATTGCTACATGATCTTTTTTAAGGCGTAGGAGTAGATGGTGAAGTTTTGCACATGTAACAAATCATAGCATGATTTTGTGAACTACTCCTTTCCTTTTATTTAAGTGTAAAATTAAAGGGAGTAATATTATAGACTATGACATTAGGTGACTTCAGGCTTACCACCACACATCCAGCATTTTTCTTATATGCCCCCCAAATACAAAAAAACTCTTAtacaattgtttttttttttttttttttttttttttttttttatgtttcttGGAACCAATATTCCTtcaatttcaaagaataaaaataaaatttgatatcaTAAAACTTTGATATTATGAAGCTTGACCATCAaaattctaataaaaaaatctatttgTAAATAGTGTAAAAATCATAAGtacttaaagaaaaaatatttaatcacTGATTCATCTCATAATTTTTTCTGTGTGAAACTAGAgagtattattttgtttactcGGAGGCATTTCAGTAATCGTGGGACctcataaaaaatttaaaatgtgaaACTtaaagttataaaacaaattcaGATTCCAATATTTTCAACAAGtcgttaaaaattatgataaaaattaaaataaatcaagttttCAAAGTTTATACtcctattttttttacaatgacATGTATACATTCGCTCCATTTTTTATGTTCCATTTACTTTTGCATGCATTCAATACGTTAATTTAatctttcaaattttttattgcacataatcaaaaattataaaaagttaaacgAATAGTTAATATGGTAATGACTTTTAAACCTATCAAAAAACTatttcttctgtttcaaaaaACTTTCACCTTTTAACTGTTCACACAGTTTAATGCATTAATTAAatcttttaatatattaaattatgtataataaaagttataaaaatttgatattaataatttttgcaaaaaagatTCAATTTCACTATGTTTTAACATATAGATTAAACAATaatcacaaaataaaaataataaataaatagtacattaaatattaattaaactaaaaaataataaaaaactaatcaaattaaagatattatctCAAAAAGACCGATCTGCAAAAATTTTTGTGGCATTATATTGTAATGTATAGCAAGCAATAAAAAAACGGAAGAAGCATcatttatcaaaataaaaaagctagtGGTAATTAAGAATGGAATGAATAGATGCATAGATTTTCCGACATATCGCTTTCACTCAAGTTGATACGAGGCGTGAAGAAGAGGGAAAAGGGCAATTAGGGAATTCTAATGCCAGCAACCCCTTAAAAATAGTAATGCAATGCCACAAATACACAACATTTGACAATTTGTGGGTTTTTATTatgcttttgtttttttgtttggttaaaaaatcaaaaaaatatttgatatgtggtttttattttttaatataattttttctaataaataactTACAGTAGATAGATAGTTTTTcagtaaaatttcataaaaattaatttattaaataatattttcagTTAATTAAACCCACTAACAATTTCATCTGATAATTTTAACTAACAATTATTtatcaaacaatatttaaataaatttgaaaatgtctTTGTAACAAGGTTGAAAGTAAGATTCGCTCTTGCTTAACTATATGTCTATACATTATTCAGTCTTGTACTTCATAAAATGATcacataatttataataatgacTTGCTCTACTACACGATTACTAAATGTTTTAAGAAAATTTGTCTAAAATAGAAACAACTTTACCGTGTCTTTATGGACATTATAGATTTTCATatctatttaattatttttattattaacataaaatcaatcaaaatctaATATGATTTAGATTTTCTagattcttattcttattaagaTTTCTAAGAGTTATAACTTATATGTAAACCCCTCTTAGACTTTTaaatttgaagttttttatTCTTCTCTCCTCACATCATACATAtcgataaaataaatttttcttaatattagtggaaaaaatatggaaaccacaattattataaaaatatttttataaatttaatggaaaacaTATAGTGACTATaaccaatataaaaatattaaaaataaaattaagggaAGATATGTGAAAACTATAATCCATaagcataattaaaatattaaaataaaacaggATTAATTTTGTACAAAATTtgtcatataaattaaatagaaagaacaacaaataaaacaagttaaaataacaaatgagaacaactttgaaaaataaaagaagtatGAGTTATATTTCATTGGCCTTTGGCtttataatttactttttctttaataaataatcaataattaatttttcaaaatatttcaataataacCAAGAGACTTAAATAACTAGGTGAGCAGTTCACCAATGAGTCAATACTTTGGTCTCTTAATTAATGGTAAAAAAGAACATTAGAACAAGTGAAAGAGATAAAAGTGTTTCCCAATGTTGCTTGCTGTTACTTCAACCATAAAACAGTGGTTAATTATGTGAGCTGGATTTTGCCCTTTTCCCCTAAACCTAAAAGAGATTGTCTGTAGAACAGGCAATTGGTAAACTGCTAAATTATTTGTTGTGTTAATCTTTCTTTCTTGTATTATAATACAAGATGCAAACATGATCGGTTTCGTCTCAACTGAACCAACACCTTTTGTTGTacattattttaatcttctcgtcaaacaaataaaatacaTTAGTGTGTGTTCGGcacatatttttaattttgcttttaattaatttttgtctTTTGATGTTTCATTGATTGGTTTGTTAAAGAGCcggaaaaattaaatatttatttgattataaggtatgctaagaaaaagaaaagattaaatgagaatcaaattcaaaatcttatttgaaaaaAACGCAATATTTGCTTTAACTATATAcaacttaaatatttttaacaaCTTTTAAGTCACATGAAATCTGAtttttaatccaaaataaataatactctaAGTAGTTCTTTCATTAACTTTTAActtcttgatttatattttctttaataaacaaccaacgGTCAAACACTAATTTCTATCAAATACTCCATATTAGTTGAATAAAACAGTGACAATTGACATAACAACTAGCAAATAAACCAATACTTTCAACGAATCAAACTATCCAACAACTCCAACCAATAACTTAGTTAAATTTAACTCCAAAATCACTTGGTTAATCAAAATTAAGTATTATTCCACCAAATTCAATCCAACCAGACCCGAAagaatcaaattcaaatattataCCCAAAATCCATTTTAAAGGAAACTTCTATTTCCGACCAACAACCATTTGTCAAACTATAAAATACTTGTAGTAAATACACAAAGGATTCCCAATAGAAGTAGTATTTCTTctttcttattataaatattaatttaaattaataaaatagttAACGTCAAAGGCTAAAGAGGTTGAGTCTGGTTTACGCCAAAACCCTTTTCCATATTCTAAAATTTGGTCTCAATCTCTCTCTTTcaacctcaaaatctccattaCTATAAAGAACCAACCCTTTCCCATCTCTCTCTTCAAACCTCAAACACTTTCATCCTCTCTTTTCCCTCCTTTTCTGCTtcttcttctctctttctctaaCTATAGGGACTAAGCTAGGCAGTACTCAACATGTGTTTCTAGGAACTTGTTCCCTCAATAAACAAACAGGTTTCTCTACATATACTGTTTTTCCTGTTTCTAGAGAAGAGCCATTGTTGAacagaaaaaaacaaaagaatggaaaagatgaattttgtgaagaatgGAGTGTTAAGATTACCTCCTGGGTTTAGGTTTCATCCCACTGATGAAGAATTAGTGGTGCAGTATTTGAAGCGCAAGGTTTTTGCTTGTCCTTTACCTGCTTCTATCATCCCTGAAGTTGATGTTTGCAAAGCTGATCCCTGGGATTTGCCTGGTAAACATTATAAACCCATCATTTTATTCTgcatttttaaatcttttgtgTTTTCCATGGTGGGTTTTGAATTTGGGTTTTGggttcaattttttttggggAAAAAACGGTGTTGAGAAGTTTTAAATTTGCAGGGGAAACAGGGCAGGAGAGGTATTTTTTCAGCACAAAAGAGGCAAAATACCCAAATGGGAATAGATCAAACAGGGCAACAAATTCAGGGTACTGGAAAGCTACAGGCAAAGATAAGCCAATTTTTGGTGGTGCTAGAAGTAATCTAACCAATCAGCCTATTATTGTTGGTATGAAGAAAACTCTGGTTTTCTACAGAGGAAAACCTCCTCATGGCTCAAGAACTGATTGGATTATGCATGAGTATCGCCTCGTTAATACTAATCAACCTCAAATCAATTCACAAACCCTTAATTCTCCTCTCAACAAGAACTTAAGTCAGGTAAACCTTAATTCATGTACTTAAGAGGTGTTCATTAGATTTATTTCGGGTTGGTTTAAAAGCTGGTTTTGTGtaaacattgatttttacatactttttaaatttatttcgaGGTTGGGTCTAACTCGAGTTTAATTAAAAGGTCCGGTAAATATCAAATCTGTTTTGAACCCTTCTACCTTAGTCTATTTGGattgtaaattaattataaGCAAATTATTAGTGGGTTTTTTGGGTTATGATAATGTCCCCACATTTTAAGCACACACATTATTAAACAAATGCATTCACCTTTCCTGCTATTGATTTGActttttacttttgttattgCAGAAAACAGGGAATTGGGTATTATGCAGAATTTTCCTCAAGAAAAGGAACAATGCAGCTACCAAGAATGATCATGAAGAAGAGGGGATAATTTGTGAGGAAGATAATATGAAAATTAGTAACACAAAACTTGAAAAGccaattttttatgattttctatcAAAAGAAACTAAAAGAAGTGCAGCAGCAGACTTGAACTTGCCTGCTCCTTGCTCGTCCTCTTCAGGATCAAGTGCCGTCACAGACGAagaccatcatcaccaccacaaaCACCACGAATCATCGTACGAAACCGACGAAAGCAGCAGTAGCAGCTGTGATAGTATTGCATTTCTTAGAAGAGAACTTTAACCCATCACAATTagcttaattaattatgtacTTAAGTTTACAAGTAACAAATTAGTATTAGTCCAAATAACCGATGTTAAGTTGTTTAGTGTTTTTTCTGTCCTCAAATGTTCAACAAGGAAGAATTAAAATCTACAAAGAGGGAGAATTTAATGGTTCTAAGCTAAGCATTTAGTGGTGATTGGCAAATTTCACAAGCGTTTGCACTCACAAAATTAAGAGACGGTTTCACATTTACTTCCTCAATCTTTTTCTTTATGAGAATTCCTTATTACCACAAATGTCAAGATAGGTCCGATAACTCGATATTTATCCGACATTGTAATCGAATTTGACTTGACCtggttttaaaatgaatttaaaataatataaaaattaatgtggtCTCAAAACCTGATTTTGAACTGACTCGAAACATGTGACACAAAATCAATCCGATAGTCTGAATGAATACTTGTACTTATGATCAAGGAcgagaaaaataattaattctttttgtaggtggtgaaaattaaattgttgtttCACCGTGTTATCCAAAATTTAGAAAAGtatgtaaaacttaaaatttaattgtccagttttaata
This region includes:
- the LOC130820589 gene encoding NAC domain-containing protein 83-like; this encodes MEKMNFVKNGVLRLPPGFRFHPTDEELVVQYLKRKVFACPLPASIIPEVDVCKADPWDLPGETGQERYFFSTKEAKYPNGNRSNRATNSGYWKATGKDKPIFGGARSNLTNQPIIVGMKKTLVFYRGKPPHGSRTDWIMHEYRLVNTNQPQINSQTLNSPLNKNLSQKTGNWVLCRIFLKKRNNAATKNDHEEEGIICEEDNMKISNTKLEKPIFYDFLSKETKRSAAADLNLPAPCSSSSGSSAVTDEDHHHHHKHHESSYETDESSSSSCDSIAFLRREL